The following coding sequences lie in one Candidatus Neomarinimicrobiota bacterium genomic window:
- a CDS encoding TPM domain-containing protein — translation MALIDKYFKKEDLEKIARTCTEVEKNTSGEIRVSIYNKKPWRLRKKNIFELALYEFYRLGMDKTRDRTGILLFILLNERKFQILADSGINEKVNQEVWDNIASELTSYFKQGKYMEGVVKVVKKMGKVLSRYFPRKPDDINELSDEVSVM, via the coding sequence ATGGCACTAATAGATAAATATTTCAAAAAAGAAGACTTAGAAAAAATTGCACGTACTTGTACGGAGGTTGAGAAAAACACTTCAGGTGAGATCAGAGTAAGTATTTACAATAAGAAGCCCTGGCGCCTCAGGAAGAAAAATATTTTTGAGCTTGCATTATATGAATTTTATCGGCTTGGTATGGATAAGACCAGAGATAGGACAGGGATTTTACTGTTCATTTTATTAAATGAGAGAAAATTCCAGATACTGGCTGATAGCGGTATAAATGAAAAGGTTAATCAGGAGGTCTGGGACAATATTGCCTCAGAATTAACAAGTTATTTCAAACAAGGCAAATATATGGAAGGTGTTGTAAAAGTAGTTAAAAAAATGGGTAAGGTACTTTCGAGGTATTTTCCACGAAAACCTGATGATATAAATGAATTGTCTGATGAGGTAAGTGTAATGTAG
- a CDS encoding TPM domain-containing protein yields the protein MRNLLLFLTVIFVLAVNLYSLEIPPLKGRVMDLAGVLTPSQVYRLEEKLYLFEKQTTNQIAVLIIPSLKEESLEDFSIRVAEKWKLGAEGRDNGVLLLISIAERKIRIEVGYGLEGSLPDIVAFNIIRTQIAPYFKKGLYYEGISAGIDGIIGAIRGEFFAEPEREISEKEVGKSIGSLITFIILMILFLLPGRRRMGWFWAGVGLGSFFRGSSGGGFGGFSGGGGGFGGGGASGGW from the coding sequence ATGAGAAATCTTTTACTATTCCTGACGGTAATATTTGTCCTTGCAGTTAATTTATACTCTCTTGAAATACCACCACTTAAAGGTAGAGTTATGGATCTGGCCGGGGTACTAACTCCAAGCCAGGTTTACAGACTTGAGGAAAAGCTGTATCTATTCGAAAAGCAAACAACGAATCAGATAGCAGTTTTGATAATCCCATCACTTAAAGAGGAGTCACTTGAGGACTTTTCAATAAGAGTGGCAGAAAAGTGGAAGCTTGGTGCGGAAGGCAGAGATAATGGTGTCCTACTTCTTATATCTATAGCAGAAAGAAAAATAAGGATTGAGGTTGGTTATGGGCTTGAGGGTTCTTTACCTGATATAGTTGCATTTAATATTATAAGAACTCAAATTGCTCCATATTTTAAGAAAGGATTGTATTATGAGGGTATAAGTGCTGGAATAGATGGAATAATTGGTGCTATAAGAGGAGAGTTTTTCGCAGAGCCTGAGAGGGAGATTTCTGAAAAAGAAGTAGGTAAATCAATAGGCTCACTTATAACTTTTATAATTTTAATGATTCTTTTCCTACTTCCTGGACGCAGACGAATGGGATGGTTCTGGGCAGGAGTAGGTCTTGGATCATTTTTTAGAGGAAGTTCTGGAGGAGGTTTCGGTGGATTCTCTGGTGGTGGAGGCGGATTTGGAGGAGGTGGTGCCTCAGGTGGCTGGTGA
- a CDS encoding LemA family protein has translation MRSGRLNLLIIGVIIVFLIFYFIGGYNSLVRLEEEVNSAWAQVSNQYQRRADLIPNLVEVVKGYAKHERETFQAVTEARAKATQITLSPEILDNPEAFNKFQQVQGELSSALARLLAVAENYPQLKANENFLSLQAQLEGTENRIAVERRRFNEVVRRYNTRIRRFPTNIIAGLFGFERKAYFKAEQGAEKAPKVQF, from the coding sequence ATGAGGTCAGGCAGGTTAAATCTATTAATTATCGGAGTAATAATAGTATTTCTGATTTTTTATTTTATTGGGGGTTATAATTCTCTGGTAAGACTGGAGGAGGAAGTAAATAGTGCATGGGCACAGGTGAGCAATCAGTACCAGAGAAGAGCAGATCTGATTCCGAATCTGGTTGAGGTCGTAAAGGGCTATGCAAAGCATGAAAGGGAGACATTTCAAGCGGTTACTGAGGCTCGAGCAAAAGCAACACAGATAACATTATCACCGGAAATATTGGATAATCCAGAGGCATTCAATAAGTTCCAGCAAGTTCAAGGGGAGCTAAGTTCAGCTCTTGCGAGACTTTTGGCAGTAGCAGAGAACTACCCGCAGCTAAAAGCTAATGAGAATTTCCTTTCTCTGCAGGCACAATTGGAAGGGACTGAGAACAGGATTGCTGTTGAAAGAAGGAGATTTAATGAAGTGGTGAGAAGATATAATACGAGAATCCGTAGGTTCCCGACCAATATTATAGCTGGACTTTTTGGATTTGAAAGAAAAGCATACTTTAAAGCAGAACAGGGTGCTGAAAAAGCGCCGAAGGTACAGTTTTAA
- a CDS encoding aminotransferase class V-fold PLP-dependent enzyme, whose amino-acid sequence MFDINYIRNKFSLCDELIYLNNAATGPLPDSTVSAINEYLKQRQCSKINNWEWILGKKDRLRYLFGKIINSQPDRVAILQNTSQGINTIASGLDWHEGDEILIPEREFPANVYPFLNLREKGVKVKFLPKPEGGLTQEVLSKNITERTKMLSASFVDFITGYRINLKEIGEICHNNDIIFFVDGIQGVGVIPVDVEEAKIDALACGGHKWLLCPQGVGFLYASERLQGIIKQKFVGWTSVKDPEDFLNYNQKLTESARRYELGSFNSAGIVGGVASLELLLEVGIDNIYNYVMALIDLIYDNFCREGLKLNSNMDRNVRSGIVSFYPHEKRKSELLISYLRKNNIEVSMREGVIRVSPHFYNTIGEINKFLEVCKEFLKLEVT is encoded by the coding sequence ATGTTCGATATAAATTATATAAGGAATAAATTTAGCCTTTGTGATGAGTTAATATACTTGAATAATGCAGCGACTGGCCCTCTGCCTGACAGTACAGTATCTGCAATCAATGAATACTTAAAGCAAAGACAGTGTAGCAAGATAAACAATTGGGAATGGATACTAGGGAAAAAGGACAGGCTGAGATATTTATTTGGCAAAATTATAAACTCACAACCCGATAGAGTCGCTATCTTACAAAACACCAGTCAGGGGATAAATACAATTGCATCTGGCTTGGATTGGCATGAAGGAGATGAAATTCTTATTCCAGAGAGGGAATTTCCGGCAAATGTATATCCTTTTTTAAATTTGAGAGAAAAGGGTGTGAAAGTAAAATTTTTGCCAAAACCTGAGGGAGGATTGACACAAGAAGTTTTAAGTAAAAATATCACTGAAAGAACGAAAATGTTAAGTGCAAGTTTTGTGGATTTTATAACAGGTTACCGTATTAATTTAAAAGAAATAGGTGAAATATGTCATAATAATGATATTATATTTTTTGTTGATGGGATACAGGGAGTAGGTGTAATACCTGTTGATGTAGAAGAGGCAAAAATAGATGCCTTGGCATGTGGTGGTCATAAATGGTTATTGTGTCCACAGGGTGTCGGATTTTTGTATGCGAGTGAAAGGTTACAGGGGATTATAAAGCAGAAGTTTGTGGGCTGGACATCGGTCAAAGATCCTGAGGATTTTTTAAACTACAATCAAAAGCTGACAGAAAGTGCGAGGAGATATGAATTGGGAAGTTTTAACAGTGCTGGAATTGTGGGTGGTGTTGCGTCTCTGGAACTATTATTAGAGGTTGGAATTGATAATATTTATAATTATGTTATGGCACTAATTGATTTGATCTATGATAATTTCTGTAGAGAAGGTTTAAAATTAAATTCCAACATGGATAGAAACGTCCGATCCGGGATAGTTTCTTTTTATCCACATGAGAAAAGAAAATCCGAATTATTGATAAGCTACCTTAGGAAAAATAATATTGAAGTTAGTATGAGGGAAGGTGTGATAAGAGTATCTCCTCATTTTTATAATACAATTGGCGAGATAAATAAATTTTTAGAGGTTTGCAAAGAATTTTTAAAATTGGAGGTAACATGA
- a CDS encoding aminopeptidase has translation MEKKELLAKSAKIALQQCMALKSGEHFLIVTNPEMLSMAEALFEVGNKLTRETRMIVYPRGKMNGEEPPQWVAEQMFDADVIIGITVTSITHTRARKRACEIFKARVATMPGITEDIFIRGLNADYNEISKISHKLLEYFERAKVAKVTTPYGSDFTVELGNPAEVSDGLCHKPGMIVNLPDGETECAPTNANGVVVANISGELITEPTKITLKDGYITDIDTSNDSGKRFKEFIENAKKIDGNNNSEFIAEFAMGTNPSAKITGNILEDEKVLGTVHIAFGTNSSYPGGKNNSCIHQDVILLEPTVWFDEELVMKDGRLLV, from the coding sequence TTGGAGAAAAAAGAGCTATTAGCAAAATCGGCTAAAATTGCTCTCCAGCAATGTATGGCGTTGAAGTCTGGTGAGCACTTTTTAATAGTGACCAACCCTGAAATGCTCTCCATGGCAGAGGCATTATTTGAGGTTGGTAATAAATTAACTCGTGAGACTCGTATGATTGTATATCCCAGAGGTAAGATGAATGGAGAGGAACCTCCACAATGGGTTGCGGAACAGATGTTTGATGCAGATGTAATAATTGGAATAACAGTTACAAGCATAACCCACACTCGTGCAAGGAAAAGAGCTTGTGAAATTTTTAAAGCTCGGGTTGCAACAATGCCTGGAATAACCGAGGATATTTTTATACGTGGATTGAACGCAGATTATAATGAGATTTCTAAGATATCTCATAAGCTTCTTGAATATTTTGAAAGAGCAAAAGTTGCTAAGGTGACGACACCTTACGGGTCAGATTTTACTGTTGAACTGGGTAATCCTGCAGAAGTGTCTGATGGGTTGTGTCATAAACCCGGTATGATTGTTAATCTCCCTGATGGGGAAACTGAATGTGCACCAACGAATGCCAACGGTGTAGTTGTAGCGAATATAAGTGGAGAGCTTATAACTGAGCCAACGAAGATAACATTGAAGGATGGATATATTACTGATATTGATACTTCAAATGATTCAGGAAAGCGCTTTAAAGAGTTTATTGAGAATGCAAAAAAGATTGATGGGAATAATAACTCTGAATTCATAGCTGAGTTTGCGATGGGAACGAATCCCAGTGCAAAGATAACTGGAAATATTCTGGAGGATGAAAAGGTGTTAGGGACTGTGCATATTGCTTTCGGAACAAATAGCAGTTACCCGGGTGGTAAAAACAACAGCTGTATACATCAGGATGTAATATTACTTGAGCCAACTGTGTGGTTTGATGAGGAACTGGTCATGAAAGACGGCAGGTTATTGGTTTAA
- a CDS encoding cation transporter encodes MHYYSKNNRVNFSYQRIEGWSSILLNILLFISKIIVGFIVNSLSLIADAFHSLSDVGTSVLVLISSKVSSKPADPKHPFGHERVEYVSTFAMAIILIVVGIEFLREGIPRIYRSISIKFSIPLVLFVLLTIILKFGLGIFSHRLSKKGNSDLLMTESMHHYSDAISSIFVLVAILSSKLGLNFLDGVFASLIGLVLAYSGYRFILNSINQLIGVAPDLTFIQWLKGFTNRSEGIYGIHDVMIHSYGSKKFISFHIEVDKKLTQDEAHDIVENLREKIQQYVDANITIHVDPIDIDNPLVGKVKKILDGFIKSTGDIEEYHDLRVIEKDDHKVIIFDIIPVKDKGKSPKGISVKLERLISSNIKGYDIRINIDPLYYY; translated from the coding sequence ATGCATTATTATAGTAAAAATAATAGAGTGAATTTTAGTTATCAGCGTATTGAGGGATGGTCTTCAATTCTATTAAATATTTTACTTTTTATATCGAAAATTATAGTCGGTTTTATTGTTAATTCTCTATCATTGATAGCTGATGCATTTCATTCATTATCTGATGTTGGTACATCTGTTCTGGTACTGATTAGTTCAAAAGTTTCTTCTAAGCCTGCGGACCCAAAACATCCTTTCGGTCACGAAAGGGTGGAATATGTTTCTACTTTTGCTATGGCAATTATTTTAATCGTGGTTGGTATTGAATTTTTAAGGGAGGGTATCCCAAGAATCTATAGAAGTATTTCTATTAAATTTTCTATTCCCCTTGTTCTGTTTGTATTATTGACAATAATATTAAAATTTGGGCTTGGTATTTTTTCACATAGGCTATCAAAGAAGGGAAATTCAGACCTACTTATGACAGAATCGATGCATCATTATAGTGATGCTATTAGTTCCATTTTTGTATTGGTTGCAATTCTTTCCTCGAAGCTCGGGTTAAATTTTTTAGATGGTGTATTTGCCTCATTGATTGGGTTGGTGCTTGCCTATTCAGGATATAGATTTATTTTAAATTCTATAAATCAGCTTATAGGTGTAGCACCGGATTTGACTTTTATCCAGTGGCTAAAAGGTTTTACAAATAGATCTGAAGGAATCTATGGTATTCACGATGTAATGATCCATTCCTATGGCTCAAAAAAATTCATAAGCTTTCATATAGAAGTAGATAAAAAACTGACACAGGATGAAGCACACGATATTGTAGAAAACCTGAGGGAAAAAATACAGCAGTATGTTGATGCAAATATTACTATACATGTTGATCCAATTGACATAGATAATCCACTGGTTGGAAAGGTCAAGAAAATTCTGGACGGTTTTATTAAAAGTACAGGGGATATAGAAGAATATCATGATTTGAGAGTCATTGAAAAAGATGACCATAAAGTTATTATTTTTGATATAATTCCAGTGAAGGATAAAGGCAAAAGTCCTAAAGGGATTTCAGTAAAGCTGGAAAGATTGATAAGTAGTAATATAAAGGGGTATGATATTAGAATTAACATTGATCCTCTATATTATTACTGA
- a CDS encoding HAD hydrolase-like protein, translating to MRKLLILIDIDGTLLSPGLAPRLALYEAIKEVTGKEYMLRVWDMAGLTDPLIVRNAMIKLGYLNGKNLDGIIKEVIDRYLVHFERIFPERDDKFVYPDTIGFLEYLSSLNVRIGVLTGNVEKGAIIKLKAFGLDKYFSFGVYGSDSEDRIKLAKIALMRAGKMFGESFNSQDTVIIGDTTWDVICAKENNMMSIAVIRRRIWEKDVLALKPDLVVYDFSEDGRIRNFFDLLLGKK from the coding sequence ATGAGAAAGTTGCTTATATTGATTGATATAGATGGGACTCTTTTATCCCCCGGTCTGGCACCGAGATTAGCTCTTTATGAGGCTATTAAGGAAGTAACAGGGAAGGAGTATATGCTTCGCGTTTGGGATATGGCCGGTTTGACTGACCCACTTATCGTCAGAAATGCCATGATAAAGCTTGGGTATTTAAATGGAAAAAATCTAGATGGTATAATAAAAGAAGTGATTGATAGGTATCTTGTGCATTTTGAAAGAATATTCCCGGAAAGAGATGATAAATTTGTTTATCCTGATACTATTGGTTTTCTTGAGTATCTTTCAAGTTTGAATGTCAGAATTGGTGTTTTAACGGGAAATGTGGAAAAGGGTGCTATTATAAAGTTAAAGGCATTTGGTTTGGATAAGTATTTTTCTTTTGGGGTATATGGAAGTGACTCGGAGGATAGAATTAAATTGGCGAAAATAGCTCTTATGAGGGCTGGGAAAATGTTTGGGGAATCTTTTAATAGTCAGGATACTGTAATTATAGGGGATACTACATGGGATGTGATCTGTGCTAAAGAAAATAATATGATGTCCATAGCAGTTATTAGAAGGAGGATATGGGAAAAGGATGTTTTAGCATTAAAACCAGACTTGGTAGTTTATGATTTTAGCGAAGACGGTCGTATTAGAAATTTTTTTGATTTACTATTGGGTAAGAAATAG
- a CDS encoding DJ-1/PfpI family protein: MKEYNALLPLAEGFEEIECVTIVDVLRRAGINVDVAGLKSLDVKGSHGITLRADMLLDDVDRDKYNLIVMPGGMPGSVNLRDDERVLELVRYIYSRGGYACAICAAPVVLYKACLLDGKKFTIHPSTRDMVDNKAVELDVVVDGRIITGWSPGAAMKFALKIVEVLLGNEEVDKLLSAMLYEGYK, translated from the coding sequence ATGAAAGAATATAATGCGTTATTACCTCTTGCTGAGGGATTTGAAGAGATTGAGTGCGTAACAATAGTAGATGTATTAAGGAGAGCAGGAATTAACGTTGATGTGGCAGGGCTTAAATCATTGGATGTAAAAGGCTCTCATGGCATTACGCTACGGGCGGATATGCTATTAGATGATGTGGATAGGGACAAATATAATTTAATTGTGATGCCTGGAGGTATGCCTGGATCGGTCAATTTGCGGGATGATGAAAGAGTGCTTGAACTGGTAAGATATATTTACTCAAGAGGTGGATATGCCTGCGCAATATGTGCTGCGCCAGTGGTTTTGTACAAAGCATGTCTGCTGGATGGTAAGAAGTTTACTATTCATCCATCTACAAGGGATATGGTTGACAATAAGGCTGTTGAATTGGATGTTGTAGTAGATGGAAGAATCATTACTGGTTGGTCACCAGGTGCGGCAATGAAATTTGCTTTGAAAATTGTTGAAGTACTGCTGGGTAATGAAGAGGTAGATAAACTACTAAGTGCAATGTTGTATGAAGGTTATAAATGA
- a CDS encoding corrinoid protein produces the protein MKDEYLQQIGKSIEAGDVNKVQNLVKEALDKGFSAEEILNRGLLAGMSVVGEKFRDGLIFIPEVLVAARAMQSGIDILEPHFSVESVSSRKKLLLGTVKDDLHDLGKNIVSIVFRGAGFEVYDLGINIPEEMFLEEAKKLQPDVIGLSALLTTTMVNMKNTVKVLKDNGIDSIIIVGGAPITEDFAREIGADLFGKNAMDGLEKVKKALSLN, from the coding sequence ATGAAAGATGAATATTTACAGCAAATTGGTAAATCAATTGAGGCAGGTGACGTAAATAAGGTGCAGAATCTTGTAAAAGAAGCGCTGGATAAGGGTTTTTCTGCTGAAGAAATCCTTAATAGGGGTCTGCTTGCGGGAATGAGTGTTGTAGGAGAAAAGTTTAGAGATGGATTAATTTTTATTCCTGAAGTTTTGGTAGCTGCAAGGGCTATGCAAAGCGGTATTGATATTTTAGAACCACACTTTAGTGTTGAAAGTGTAAGCTCAAGAAAGAAACTCCTTTTGGGAACTGTTAAAGACGATTTACATGACCTTGGGAAAAATATTGTCTCAATTGTATTCAGAGGGGCTGGTTTTGAGGTATATGATCTTGGAATTAATATTCCTGAGGAAATGTTTCTGGAAGAGGCGAAAAAGTTGCAACCAGATGTGATCGGATTAAGTGCATTACTTACTACAACAATGGTAAACATGAAAAATACTGTTAAAGTCTTGAAGGATAATGGTATTGATTCAATTATAATAGTGGGAGGGGCACCAATAACAGAGGATTTTGCCAGAGAAATTGGTGCTGATCTTTTTGGCAAAAATGCTATGGATGGTCTTGAAAAAGTGAAAAAAGCTTTATCTTTAAATTAA
- a CDS encoding flavin reductase family protein, whose product MKLYHAYPKLVNIVGTSFEDKTNYMAVAWHTYLSFDPPLYGIAIAEKRFTYQLLKKSEEFNCNFLPYEKIKIAHGIGRISGNDVDKIKVLNIKTSSGVKIKTPYIKDSYAVIECKLHKIIKTGDHVFLIGRIVHIKYDKSKFTSEELLNTDAVTPILYLGSNTYLKVENYKIEKYPQEINLDEWL is encoded by the coding sequence ATGAAACTCTATCATGCTTATCCAAAACTTGTTAACATCGTGGGAACATCTTTTGAAGATAAGACTAACTATATGGCTGTAGCATGGCATACTTACCTCTCTTTTGATCCACCACTTTATGGCATTGCCATAGCGGAAAAAAGATTTACCTATCAGCTATTAAAAAAAAGCGAGGAATTCAACTGCAATTTCCTTCCTTATGAAAAAATAAAAATAGCACATGGCATCGGTAGGATAAGTGGTAACGATGTAGATAAAATCAAAGTTTTAAACATTAAAACTTCCTCGGGTGTTAAAATTAAAACACCCTATATAAAAGACTCATACGCTGTAATAGAATGCAAACTTCACAAAATAATAAAAACTGGTGATCATGTATTTTTAATTGGAAGAATTGTACACATAAAATACGATAAAAGTAAATTTACATCTGAGGAGCTTCTCAATACAGATGCAGTTACTCCAATTCTATATCTAGGAAGCAACACCTATTTGAAAGTTGAGAATTATAAAATTGAAAAATATCCACAGGAAATAAATCTTGATGAATGGTTATAA
- a CDS encoding phosphatase PAP2 family protein, whose protein sequence is MNGYKRLLLLLIILFTINYDTLNGIDRRAFEYSFKAYSKHILKSGKTIINLEYHKNIFIAGATSLPIAFIIDKKLQTQIQKNPIYPDYISKIGDLYGNPLGYVIVGSYIIYDNIFTKNQLNTMVSQFVFLSESVLLTATITSILKEITNRQRPNKESFMSFPSGHTSGSFALAAVVNKLYGKKAGTAAYIMAAFVGTTRINDNKHYLSDVIVGAMLGTLIGRSFAKNYNDNLIKIFFEPTTKSVSLFYEF, encoded by the coding sequence ATGAATGGTTATAAAAGGTTACTTTTGCTTTTAATTATTCTTTTTACAATAAATTACGATACTCTGAACGGTATTGACAGAAGAGCTTTTGAATATAGTTTTAAAGCATACTCAAAACATATTTTAAAATCCGGTAAGACTATTATAAACTTAGAATACCATAAAAATATATTCATTGCAGGGGCAACCTCCCTCCCCATTGCATTTATAATTGACAAAAAATTACAAACTCAAATACAGAAAAATCCGATTTACCCTGATTATATTTCAAAAATTGGTGACCTATATGGTAACCCGCTTGGATATGTGATAGTCGGAAGCTACATAATTTACGATAATATATTTACTAAAAATCAACTCAATACAATGGTTTCTCAGTTTGTATTTTTATCTGAGTCAGTTCTGTTAACTGCAACTATAACTTCAATTTTAAAAGAGATAACTAACCGCCAGAGACCAAATAAAGAAAGTTTTATGTCATTCCCATCAGGACACACATCTGGCTCATTCGCACTTGCTGCAGTCGTCAATAAACTATACGGAAAAAAAGCTGGTACAGCAGCATACATCATGGCCGCTTTTGTAGGCACAACAAGGATAAATGATAATAAACACTATTTATCAGATGTGATAGTAGGAGCTATGCTAGGAACATTGATCGGAAGAAGTTTTGCTAAAAACTATAATGATAATCTTATAAAAATATTTTTTGAACCTACTACCAAATCTGTCTCGCTATTTTATGAATTTTAG
- a CDS encoding homocysteine S-methyltransferase family protein translates to MNFREFLNKEKFIVLDGPMGTELIRRGIKFKTKLWSAEAIFDNWEIIQEIYIDYIKAGTDIITTNTFRTNPWTFQKLGYSLETLEKYINRAVWIARNSIEKNKSKRRVFIAGSTSPLEDCYSPDLSPDFETSYRYHKITTRLLKEASVDFILIETMNTINEALAASKAAKETGLPVATSFVLREDARILSGEDLIEGYHKLYDVGIDIFSINCTHYSVIEIILEKLLKIVKIPVCLYVNAGILKNGKWYDDKEFTPEKYRKIALKWYKMGVKIIGGCCFTTAKYIKSINRAKKLLLNN, encoded by the coding sequence ATGAATTTTAGAGAGTTCCTTAATAAGGAAAAATTTATAGTTCTTGATGGACCTATGGGGACAGAATTAATCCGAAGGGGAATAAAATTTAAAACCAAACTCTGGTCTGCAGAGGCTATATTTGATAACTGGGAAATAATACAAGAAATCTATATTGATTACATAAAAGCTGGAACAGACATTATAACTACAAACACATTCAGAACCAACCCATGGACATTTCAAAAATTAGGTTATTCACTTGAAACATTAGAAAAATACATTAATCGTGCGGTTTGGATTGCAAGAAATTCTATAGAAAAGAATAAATCTAAGCGAAGAGTATTCATTGCAGGATCAACCTCACCGTTGGAAGATTGCTATTCTCCAGACTTATCCCCTGATTTCGAAACATCATACAGGTATCACAAAATAACTACCAGATTACTGAAAGAAGCCTCTGTGGACTTTATACTAATTGAGACAATGAATACCATAAATGAAGCATTAGCTGCTTCAAAAGCTGCAAAAGAAACCGGATTACCTGTAGCAACTAGTTTTGTTCTACGAGAGGATGCCAGAATATTAAGTGGTGAGGACCTAATCGAGGGATATCATAAACTATACGACGTGGGCATTGATATATTCTCTATAAATTGTACTCATTATTCAGTAATAGAAATTATCCTGGAAAAGCTATTGAAAATAGTAAAAATTCCAGTTTGTTTATATGTAAATGCAGGGATACTTAAAAATGGTAAATGGTATGATGATAAAGAGTTCACGCCAGAAAAGTACCGGAAAATAGCTTTAAAATGGTATAAAATGGGTGTAAAAATAATTGGAGGCTGTTGCTTCACTACAGCTAAATATATAAAAAGTATAAATAGGGCTAAAAAATTATTGTTGAATAATTAA
- a CDS encoding type II toxin-antitoxin system PemK/MazF family toxin produces the protein MNQQINKWDIVLISINKNNQQIKRPALIVSPNEYNREGYSVIFPITSNISSISNIDYKINFWKEAGLPKSAIVKLWFATISNSIITKKIGTLHQEDIFNILKLL, from the coding sequence ATGAATCAACAAATTAATAAATGGGACATAGTCTTAATATCAATAAATAAGAATAATCAGCAGATAAAAAGACCTGCTCTTATAGTCTCACCAAATGAATATAACAGAGAAGGTTACTCAGTTATATTCCCTATTACAAGTAATATTAGTAGTATCTCCAATATAGATTACAAAATCAATTTCTGGAAAGAAGCAGGACTACCTAAATCAGCCATTGTAAAATTATGGTTTGCTACTATTTCAAATTCTATAATAACAAAGAAAATTGGTACCCTGCATCAGGAAGACATTTTTAATATTTTAAAATTATTATAA
- a CDS encoding type II toxin-antitoxin system PemK/MazF family toxin: MTSYNKWDIVLVKFPFTSSTTTKKRPALILSTNKIDGTESCTILMITSDIKSKNYGDYTIKNWREAGLPKPAVVKMRFATIPTSIIDKKISQLDKKDIDYIIDKIIEFLTH, translated from the coding sequence ATGACAAGCTATAACAAATGGGATATTGTACTTGTAAAATTTCCTTTCACATCTTCAACAACTACTAAAAAAAGGCCGGCTCTTATCCTGTCAACTAATAAAATCGACGGCACAGAGTCATGTACAATTCTTATGATAACGTCAGACATAAAATCTAAAAATTATGGAGACTATACAATAAAAAACTGGCGGGAAGCTGGTTTGCCAAAACCAGCTGTCGTAAAAATGCGTTTTGCAACAATACCAACCAGCATAATAGACAAAAAGATTAGTCAATTGGACAAGAAAGATATTGATTATATTATTGATAAAATTATTGAGTTCTTAACCCACTAA